The following is a genomic window from Longimicrobium sp..
GCTGGCGGCGCGCCGCATGCGGGCGGGGTGGGCGGCGGGGCTGGGGTGCCTCCTGGGCGTGCTGGACGGCGCCGCCAACCCGCACACGCTGGGGGCCGGCGCGCTGGTGCTGAGCATCCTGGGGTACATCGGGGCGCGCTCGCGCGAGGTGGTGGCGGGCGACAGCCCGGTGCTGCTGGCCGCCTACCTGTTCATCGGCAAGTGGCTGTACGACGCGGGGATGTACCTGCTGATGATGGTGAACGACAGTGCCGGGCCGGTGACGGTGCTGGCCTTCTCGCTGGTGGCCGCGGCGTATGCCGCCGCGGCCGGGGTGGCCGCGGCGTCGGCGTACCGGGCGGTGGCATAGAGATGAGCAGGATGCTTTCCGAGGGTAGTTCGATGGCGGTTCCCCGGCTGCCCGAGGTGGCCCGGTGAAGCGCTATCGTGCCGTGCGCCTGGGCGACCCGGTCCTCTTCTGGCTGGTGGTGGGGCTGGCGCTGTTCGGCATCGCCATGATCTTCAGCGCGGGGATGGTGGACGTACCCGGCACCCGCGCCGAGGGAACGTGGAAGCAGCAGCTGATGTGGTTCAGCCTGGCCATGCCCATCCTGTACATGATCCTGAAGGTTCGGATCGGGTGGCTGGAGTGGGGGGCGCAGCCGGCGTACGCGCTGGGGCTGGTGCTGCTGATGGCCGCGCTGGTGTTCGGCAGCGGCGGCACCACGGGCGCCAGCACCAAGAGCTGGATCCGCATTGGGCCGGTGGGCCTTCAGCCGTCGGAGATGGCCAAGATCGCCACGGTGCTGATGCTGGCGCGCGTGCTGGGCGAGTGGCGCGAGCCGCCGAAGACGCTGTGGCAGCTGTGGAAGCCCATCGGCGTGGTGGCCCTGCCCATGGGGCTGGTGATGCTGCAGCCGGACCTGGGCTCGGCGCTGGCCTTCGCGGCGATCCTGGTGTGGTCGCTGTACTGGGCGGGCACCCCGCTGGCCACCATCTTCTTCCTGGTCAGCCCGCTGCTCAGCTTGTTCCTTTCCATCAGCGCATGGGTGTGGGGCGTGTACATCGTCCTGCTGCTGGCCATGCTGTTCTATCGCAACGCGTTCCTGTCGGAGAAGGTTTCCATCTTCGTGGCCAACGC
Proteins encoded in this region:
- the rodA gene encoding rod shape-determining protein RodA — protein: MKRYRAVRLGDPVLFWLVVGLALFGIAMIFSAGMVDVPGTRAEGTWKQQLMWFSLAMPILYMILKVRIGWLEWGAQPAYALGLVLLMAALVFGSGGTTGASTKSWIRIGPVGLQPSEMAKIATVLMLARVLGEWREPPKTLWQLWKPIGVVALPMGLVMLQPDLGSALAFAAILVWSLYWAGTPLATIFFLVSPLLSLFLSISAWVWGVYIVLLLAMLFYRNAFLSEKVSIFVANAVAGAVALPLWNVLKPYQKNRFLVFLDPSIDPRGSGYNLIQSRVAIGSGGWFGKGYLEGPQKRLAFLPEQHTDFIFSVIGEELGFVGVMAVLITFGLIFWRLIRIAERSRDPFASLVPIGLLGSWFTHVLINVGMTVGVMPVTGIPLPFISYGGSFLLVNLLAMAVIQRIAAEKAR